In a single window of the Amycolatopsis sp. cg5 genome:
- a CDS encoding Glu/Leu/Phe/Val dehydrogenase dimerization domain-containing protein — protein sequence MWEHEELVVRRGARSGITTMVAVHSRVLGPAIGGCRMKRYPQVGAAIDDVLLLAKAMSHKCAVAGVPYGGGKSVIALDDRPLTPELRRAVLLDHADLIASFGGSYLAGPDIGTGSEDMLVFREQGPYAFCVPESHGGVGSSSVPTAAGVLAALRAGARQVFGSENLAGRRVVISGYGAVGARVARGIDGAEIIVSDVDETKRAAAGQAGLGWVEPAKALQVKADVLIPAAVGGVLSRETAGEIDVALIVGPANNQLTDDSVADLLDERGIVWVPDFVASAGGIIYTLAREVDGLDHAAASARVETIESTVAEILPGPGTPLARALALANHRLRR from the coding sequence ATGTGGGAGCACGAGGAACTGGTCGTCAGGCGGGGCGCGCGGTCGGGGATCACCACCATGGTCGCCGTGCACTCACGGGTACTGGGGCCCGCCATCGGTGGCTGCCGGATGAAGCGGTATCCGCAGGTCGGAGCGGCCATCGACGATGTGCTGCTGCTCGCGAAGGCGATGAGTCACAAGTGCGCTGTCGCCGGGGTCCCCTACGGCGGCGGCAAAAGCGTCATCGCGCTCGACGACCGACCCCTCACCCCCGAGCTGCGGCGCGCGGTGCTGCTCGATCACGCCGATCTCATCGCTTCGTTCGGCGGGTCCTATCTGGCGGGCCCCGATATCGGGACAGGGTCGGAGGACATGCTCGTTTTCCGTGAGCAGGGGCCGTACGCGTTCTGCGTGCCGGAGTCGCACGGCGGCGTCGGCTCGTCGAGCGTGCCGACGGCGGCCGGGGTGCTGGCGGCGTTGCGCGCGGGCGCGCGGCAGGTCTTCGGCAGCGAGAACCTCGCCGGACGGCGGGTGGTGATCAGCGGGTACGGCGCGGTGGGCGCACGGGTGGCGCGGGGCATCGACGGCGCCGAGATCATCGTGTCCGATGTGGACGAAACCAAGCGGGCGGCAGCCGGGCAAGCGGGATTGGGCTGGGTCGAACCCGCGAAAGCCTTGCAGGTCAAGGCAGACGTGCTCATCCCGGCGGCCGTCGGCGGGGTGCTGAGCCGCGAGACGGCGGGCGAGATCGACGTGGCGCTGATCGTCGGCCCGGCCAACAACCAGCTCACCGACGACTCCGTCGCCGACCTGCTCGACGAGCGCGGCATCGTCTGGGTGCCCGATTTCGTCGCGAGTGCGGGCGGAATCATCTACACACTGGCCCGCGAGGTCGACGGCCTCGACCACGCCGCGGCATCGGCCCGCGTCGAGACCATCGAGTCCACGGTGGCGGAAATCCTGCCAGGCCCCGGCACCCCCCTCGCCCGAGCACTCGCACTCGCCAACCACCGCCTCCGCCGATAA
- a CDS encoding ABC transporter substrate-binding protein — translation MKRAPLAASLSMAVLLAVTACSTKANDSGSSGSDNSGVKTDKGVTSSDITLGVMTDKTGVFKNLGLGVTQGNELWAKDFNDAGGACGRKVKLETVDHGYKADAAKTLYPQIEPKVLGFVQLLGSPVVAALKQNLSTDKLTAAPASWSSELLDNPYVMIVGTTYDVEIIDGLSYLQEQGQLKDGDQIAHIYIDGEYGANGLRGSRFYAEKHGLKVKEVKITSTDADLSNIVTGLKGDGVKLIVLTTTPTQTGSTLASNKALGLNVPVLGNNPTFDPALLKSPAAAALDKLTVVASSVPFSADIPKAKEVATKYKAAYKETPNGGTPYGYAVGEVWGTVLKKACENKDLTRDGIQAALKQTTSADTGNLVAPLDFSKPGAPATRQVYAAAPDATAEGGLRYVKQLFAAPEAASYVAPHQK, via the coding sequence ATGAAACGAGCGCCACTCGCAGCTTCGCTGTCCATGGCCGTGCTGCTGGCCGTCACGGCGTGCAGCACGAAAGCGAACGACTCCGGCTCCTCCGGCTCGGACAACTCTGGTGTCAAGACCGACAAGGGGGTCACCTCCTCGGACATCACTCTAGGCGTGATGACCGACAAAACCGGGGTCTTCAAGAACCTGGGGCTGGGGGTGACCCAGGGAAACGAGTTGTGGGCCAAGGATTTCAACGACGCTGGCGGCGCCTGCGGGCGCAAGGTGAAACTCGAAACCGTCGACCACGGCTACAAGGCCGACGCCGCCAAGACGCTCTATCCGCAGATCGAACCGAAGGTGCTCGGATTCGTGCAGCTGCTGGGTTCCCCGGTCGTCGCGGCACTCAAGCAGAACCTGTCGACGGACAAGCTGACCGCCGCGCCCGCCTCGTGGTCGTCGGAACTGCTCGACAACCCGTACGTGATGATCGTCGGCACCACCTACGACGTCGAGATCATCGACGGCCTTTCCTATTTGCAGGAACAAGGCCAGCTCAAGGACGGCGATCAGATCGCGCACATCTACATCGACGGTGAGTACGGCGCGAACGGCCTGCGCGGCTCGCGGTTCTACGCCGAGAAGCACGGGCTGAAGGTCAAGGAAGTCAAGATCACCTCGACCGACGCGGACCTGTCCAACATCGTCACCGGCCTCAAGGGCGACGGCGTCAAGCTCATCGTGCTGACCACGACGCCCACCCAGACGGGCTCCACTTTGGCTTCCAACAAGGCATTGGGGCTCAACGTCCCGGTGCTGGGCAACAACCCGACGTTCGACCCGGCGCTGCTGAAGAGCCCGGCGGCGGCCGCGCTGGACAAGCTGACCGTGGTCGCCAGCAGTGTGCCGTTCTCCGCGGACATCCCGAAGGCCAAGGAAGTCGCCACGAAGTACAAGGCCGCCTACAAGGAGACCCCCAACGGCGGCACCCCCTACGGCTACGCGGTCGGCGAAGTCTGGGGCACGGTGCTTAAGAAGGCTTGCGAGAACAAGGACCTCACCCGGGACGGCATCCAGGCCGCGCTGAAGCAGACGACGTCGGCCGACACCGGCAACCTGGTCGCGCCCCTGGACTTCTCGAAGCCCGGTGCACCCGCGACCCGCCAGGTCTACGCCGCCGCGCCGGACGCGACGGCCGAGGGCGGCCTGCGCTACGTCAAGCAACTCTTCGCCGCCCCCGAAGCCGCCTCCTACGTCGCGCCCCACCAGAAGTAG
- a CDS encoding branched-chain amino acid ABC transporter permease gives MSETAVKSPEVVSAQGSLPKRPLRWVRLAAWVALLVVLLALPLYLDAAWLKAGQYMMIGAVGAIGLTLLVGQAGQLSLAHAFFLLAGATGYTVLAGPTDDPRVTGLGLSPELALIGAVVLSAVLGLAFAPVAGRLRGIYLGVASLSLVFLGLYLGQSAEKLTGGTSTGRAPAQFSLFGFPFGNGGPQIEILGVPLRQAERGWYLFLALTIIAFVVATGAVKGRVGRSWRAVRDNEAAASVMGVSVTRAKAGAFAVSSAYAGLAGAMTVLWFDILKPDESEYGTYGINISIAFLAMVIIGGLGSVPGAVVGALIVNGLPQVLSLYSADLGWFTGTGGGALSPVLVSSFVYGAAIILVVLFEPGGLAAIGRRITARTTRKEEQER, from the coding sequence GTGTCTGAGACCGCCGTGAAATCACCCGAAGTCGTTTCGGCGCAAGGCAGTCTGCCGAAACGGCCGCTGCGCTGGGTGCGCTTGGCCGCCTGGGTCGCACTGCTCGTCGTCCTGCTCGCACTTCCTCTCTATCTCGACGCCGCCTGGCTGAAAGCCGGGCAGTACATGATGATCGGCGCGGTCGGCGCCATCGGCCTGACCTTGCTGGTCGGGCAGGCCGGGCAGCTTTCCCTGGCGCACGCGTTCTTCTTGCTCGCGGGCGCGACCGGTTACACCGTCCTCGCCGGGCCGACCGACGATCCTCGGGTGACCGGGCTCGGCCTCAGCCCTGAGCTCGCGCTGATCGGCGCGGTCGTGCTCAGCGCCGTGCTGGGCCTGGCGTTCGCCCCGGTCGCCGGCCGGCTCAGGGGTATTTATCTCGGTGTCGCCTCGCTTTCGCTGGTGTTCCTCGGCCTCTACCTCGGGCAGTCCGCGGAGAAACTGACCGGCGGCACGTCCACCGGACGCGCGCCCGCGCAGTTCTCACTGTTCGGCTTCCCGTTCGGCAACGGCGGCCCGCAGATCGAGATCCTCGGTGTGCCGCTGCGCCAGGCCGAACGCGGCTGGTACCTCTTCCTCGCGCTCACGATCATCGCGTTCGTCGTCGCGACCGGCGCGGTCAAGGGCCGCGTCGGCCGGTCCTGGCGGGCGGTGCGTGACAACGAGGCCGCCGCCTCGGTCATGGGCGTCAGCGTCACCCGCGCGAAGGCGGGCGCCTTCGCCGTCTCCTCGGCGTACGCGGGCCTCGCCGGCGCGATGACCGTGCTGTGGTTCGACATCCTCAAGCCGGACGAAAGTGAGTACGGCACATACGGAATCAACATTTCTATCGCCTTTCTCGCGATGGTGATCATCGGCGGCCTCGGCTCGGTGCCGGGCGCCGTGGTGGGCGCGCTGATCGTCAACGGCCTGCCGCAGGTCCTTTCCTTGTATTCGGCCGATCTCGGCTGGTTCACCGGTACCGGCGGCGGTGCGCTCTCCCCCGTTCTCGTCAGTTCCTTCGTCTATGGCGCGGCGATCATCCTCGTCGTGCTGTTCGAACCCGGCGGCCTCGCCGCGATCGGCCGCCGGATCACCGCGCGCACCACCAGAAAAGAGGAGCAGGAACGATGA